In Nitrospinota bacterium, a single genomic region encodes these proteins:
- a CDS encoding bifunctional glycosyltransferase/class I SAM-dependent methyltransferase: MTAHENLVSVLMPAFNERGYIRKCAERVLSVQLPKGLKIELIIVNDASTDGTGKVVDDLAKSYPAQIRGFHQPKNMGKGAAIRRAIAEANGRYIIFQDADMEYDPNEYPRLLKPIIDGHADVVYGSRFMPREMTRVLNYHHTLGNRFLTFLSNILTGLNLTDMETCYKAFKADILKTIPIRSNRFGMEPELTAKVARRNCVVYEVPINYHGRTYAEGKKINWKDGVSAIYTIIKYYILDDCYEERYGHDILASMALARRFNAWMVDVILPHFGTRILEVGSGIGNISRLLPKKERLTVTDNDPVYVEILQDAFANNEVVDVAKLDLNSDEDFANLKKGYDTIVCLNVLEHIDDDRSAVLRMFNLLDEGGKLCLLVPQYKWLYGSYDREVLHVRRYGKRQLRSLLEECGFKVTTAHGFNFPSMFGWWLNSVVLRRKRMGKVQLKIFDMLVPVFKIVEKILPLPGLSLIMIAEKPSAPTQEQ; the protein is encoded by the coding sequence GTGACTGCGCATGAAAATCTTGTTTCCGTGCTGATGCCGGCATTCAACGAGCGCGGGTACATCAGGAAATGCGCCGAACGGGTATTATCGGTTCAGCTTCCCAAGGGCTTGAAGATAGAGCTTATTATCGTGAACGACGCATCCACCGACGGAACGGGCAAGGTGGTGGACGACCTGGCGAAGAGCTATCCGGCGCAGATAAGGGGTTTTCACCAGCCTAAAAACATGGGGAAAGGTGCCGCCATCAGGCGCGCGATAGCGGAAGCGAACGGGAGGTATATCATCTTCCAGGACGCCGACATGGAGTACGACCCTAACGAATACCCTAGACTCCTAAAACCTATAATCGACGGGCACGCGGACGTTGTATACGGTTCCCGTTTCATGCCCCGCGAGATGACGAGGGTTTTAAACTATCATCATACGCTTGGGAACCGATTCCTTACCTTCCTGTCGAACATCCTGACCGGACTCAACCTCACCGACATGGAGACATGCTACAAGGCTTTCAAGGCCGATATCCTGAAAACCATTCCGATCCGGTCGAACCGGTTCGGAATGGAGCCGGAGCTGACAGCCAAGGTAGCGAGGCGCAACTGCGTCGTTTACGAAGTGCCGATAAACTATCATGGCAGAACATACGCCGAAGGGAAAAAGATAAACTGGAAAGACGGCGTCTCGGCGATATATACGATAATCAAATACTACATATTGGACGACTGCTACGAAGAGCGGTATGGTCACGACATTCTCGCGAGCATGGCCCTTGCGAGGCGGTTCAACGCATGGATGGTGGACGTGATACTCCCTCACTTCGGCACCCGGATCCTTGAAGTAGGTTCCGGCATAGGGAATATCAGCCGCTTGCTCCCGAAGAAGGAGAGATTGACGGTAACGGACAACGATCCTGTATACGTGGAGATACTGCAAGACGCGTTCGCCAATAACGAAGTGGTGGACGTGGCGAAGCTCGACCTGAACAGCGACGAGGATTTTGCCAATCTCAAAAAGGGGTACGACACGATAGTCTGCCTGAACGTCCTAGAGCATATCGATGATGACCGCTCCGCCGTTCTCCGCATGTTCAACCTGCTGGATGAAGGGGGGAAGCTGTGCCTCCTTGTCCCCCAATACAAATGGCTCTACGGCTCCTACGACAGGGAGGTACTGCATGTGAGACGCTACGGAAAACGTCAGTTGAGGAGCCTTCTGGAGGAGTGTGGTTTCAAGGTGACGACCGCGCACGGATTCAATTTCCCTTCAATGTTCGGCTGGTGGCTCAACTCTGTTGTTCTAAGAAGGAAAAGAATGGGAAAAGTTCAGCTGAAAATATTCGACATGCTGGTGCCGGTCTTTAAGATAGTTGAAAAGATACTCCCCCTGCCGGGTCTCTCGCTGATAATGATCGCTGAAAAACCATCAGCTCCAACGCAGGAACAGTAA
- the hypB gene encoding hydrogenase nickel incorporation protein HypB, with product MTKIIKVEKKILEKNDIAATRLREKFGALGIAVVNIMSSPGAGKTTLLAETIKKLKGKLSIGVIAGDIATDHDAKILEDAGAEWAVQINTGGRCHLEAVMVEESLDGIPEGIRLLIIENIGNLVCPAGYDLGENYTVMLGALTEGADKPKKYPGMYRACSHLVINKIDLEDALGVTADSYEREALEVNPSLATFRTSAKTGEGLDSWCDWLFSVADGKG from the coding sequence ATGACCAAAATAATCAAAGTAGAGAAAAAGATCCTTGAGAAGAACGACATCGCAGCCACACGATTGCGCGAAAAATTCGGCGCTCTCGGCATAGCGGTAGTAAACATAATGAGTTCCCCCGGCGCGGGGAAGACCACGCTCCTTGCTGAAACGATAAAAAAGCTGAAGGGGAAACTTTCAATCGGAGTTATCGCCGGAGACATAGCGACCGATCACGACGCGAAGATACTTGAAGACGCCGGAGCGGAATGGGCCGTGCAGATAAACACCGGGGGCCGATGCCACCTTGAAGCGGTGATGGTGGAAGAATCGCTTGACGGTATCCCCGAAGGCATCAGGCTTCTTATCATTGAAAATATCGGGAACCTGGTATGCCCGGCGGGATACGATCTCGGAGAGAACTATACCGTGATGCTGGGGGCTCTCACTGAAGGGGCCGACAAACCGAAAAAATATCCCGGAATGTACCGCGCCTGCTCGCATCTCGTGATAAACAAGATCGATCTCGAAGACGCGCTTGGGGTCACCGCCGACAGCTATGAGAGAGAGGCTCTGGAAGTGAATCCATCACTTGCGACATTCAGGACTTCCGCAAAAACCGGGGAGGGCCTCGACAGCTGGTGCGATTGGCTCTTTTCCGTCGCCGACGGCAAAGGGTAA
- the hypA gene encoding hydrogenase maturation nickel metallochaperone HypA: MHELAVAESLIKTVLEKSEDEEASRVVKVTIVVGNLAGVVTDSLHFCFDEVARDTIAEGATLEIETVSATAFCQSCRDEFEVGQYDFACPRCGGVIIPSGGMELYIKDIEIE; encoded by the coding sequence ATGCATGAACTGGCGGTAGCGGAATCGCTTATAAAAACAGTTCTCGAAAAATCGGAAGATGAAGAGGCTTCAAGGGTTGTCAAAGTCACTATCGTAGTCGGCAATCTTGCCGGAGTTGTAACTGACAGCCTGCACTTTTGCTTTGATGAGGTTGCGCGGGACACCATAGCCGAAGGGGCGACGCTGGAGATTGAGACGGTATCCGCAACGGCGTTCTGTCAATCCTGCCGTGATGAATTTGAAGTAGGACAGTACGATTTCGCCTGCCCGCGATGCGGCGGCGTGATAATACCTTCAGGGGGGATGGAGCTTTACATAAAGGATATTGAAATAGAATGA
- a CDS encoding hydrogenase small subunit, with product MCKQRNQFVGLDPERRRDAFGEIDRRDFMSFCATMAAVLGLGASYIPKIAEAVEKAAGKPSVIWLHFAECTGDSEAFIRSTYPSTEELILEILSVDYHETIMAASGTAAEEALAQAMKENKGKYIAVCEGAIPLAVPPGPAGKKGAYLTIAGKTGLELANEVCGDAAAVMCVGNCASFGGVQAQRPNPTGAVGIEEATGIPTLKIAGCPHNVVNSVATVVNFLLLGTLPRTDKLGRPLFAYGKRIHDACPRRAHFDAGQFVEEFGDQGAKDGWCLYKVGCKGPQTYHNCSIVEYNDGTSWPIKGGHGCIGCSEPKFWDNMSPFYERLPNVILPGVEATADKVGFTLVGAAAVGAAAHAAYTYKNRRKFDDTLKGEE from the coding sequence ATGTGTAAGCAGAGGAACCAGTTCGTAGGGCTAGACCCGGAAAGGCGGAGGGACGCTTTTGGCGAAATTGACCGCCGCGATTTCATGTCGTTTTGCGCGACGATGGCCGCCGTGCTCGGGCTGGGCGCGTCATACATTCCAAAAATAGCGGAGGCCGTTGAAAAGGCCGCCGGGAAACCGTCAGTGATCTGGCTTCACTTCGCCGAATGCACCGGTGATTCAGAGGCGTTCATACGTTCCACATACCCCTCCACCGAAGAGCTGATACTTGAGATACTTTCAGTTGATTATCACGAGACGATAATGGCCGCTTCCGGCACGGCCGCGGAAGAGGCGCTTGCCCAGGCGATGAAAGAGAACAAAGGAAAATACATCGCCGTATGCGAAGGGGCTATCCCGCTCGCCGTTCCGCCTGGGCCGGCGGGGAAGAAAGGGGCCTACCTTACCATCGCAGGAAAGACCGGCCTTGAGCTGGCAAACGAGGTATGCGGAGACGCGGCGGCGGTAATGTGCGTTGGCAACTGCGCGTCGTTCGGAGGGGTGCAGGCACAGAGGCCGAATCCCACCGGAGCGGTCGGCATCGAAGAGGCGACAGGTATCCCGACGCTGAAAATTGCCGGATGTCCTCACAACGTAGTTAATTCCGTTGCAACGGTAGTGAACTTCCTTCTCCTCGGAACATTGCCGAGGACTGATAAGCTGGGTCGTCCGCTATTTGCTTACGGGAAGAGGATCCACGACGCCTGTCCACGAAGGGCGCATTTCGACGCGGGGCAGTTCGTCGAAGAGTTCGGCGACCAGGGCGCGAAGGACGGCTGGTGCCTGTACAAGGTGGGCTGCAAGGGACCGCAGACATATCACAACTGCTCGATAGTCGAATACAACGACGGTACTTCGTGGCCGATAAAGGGGGGTCACGGCTGTATCGGATGTTCGGAGCCGAAGTTCTGGGACAACATGTCACCGTTCTACGAGAGACTCCCCAACGTCATACTGCCGGGCGTTGAAGCAACGGCGGACAAAGTCGGCTTCACCCTTGTCGGAGCGGCGGCGGTCGGCGCCGCGGCGCATGCGGCTTATACCTATAAGAACCGCAGAAAATTTGACGACACCCTAAAAGGGGAGGAGTAA
- a CDS encoding HypC/HybG/HupF family hydrogenase formation chaperone, whose translation MCLAVPMELVEIGEFSGVAEIGGVKREVNLMLVPDAKIGDFVIVHAGSAISLLSREEAKKTLDLLNQIENINDAEKM comes from the coding sequence ATGTGTCTTGCCGTTCCCATGGAACTTGTCGAGATAGGTGAATTCAGCGGTGTCGCGGAGATAGGGGGCGTCAAAAGGGAAGTGAACCTGATGCTTGTGCCCGACGCCAAGATAGGGGATTTCGTTATCGTCCACGCTGGCTCCGCCATCTCGCTGCTCAGCAGGGAAGAGGCGAAGAAAACTCTCGACCTCCTTAATCAAATAGAAAACATCAATGACGCGGAAAAGATGTAG
- the cybH gene encoding Ni/Fe-hydrogenase, b-type cytochrome subunit, which produces MNAHRVAPARNGEIYVAVRTKTILACILHWILVLSIICLIITGFYIANPVYYYGMGEAYQAFAMANMRMIHFIAATTLIFVLIVRIYIAVGPKDSIIIRDYKQFLPTPRNIVNAVKLAWYFLTGNGEHGQYRYINPLGGIGVFGMIVFMFGMVFTGFLLYLPGENPNTIWYSIAGSFTNMLGGQQSVRLLHHLMMYCLMFVIVIHIYMQIWKNTMFTESDISAIIGGYKVFPMSQIGRFSDYYQVAEEDFLSRPKEGKAK; this is translated from the coding sequence ATGAATGCTCACAGAGTAGCGCCAGCACGTAACGGCGAGATTTACGTAGCTGTCAGAACAAAGACCATACTGGCCTGTATCCTTCACTGGATTCTTGTCCTATCCATAATCTGTCTGATCATCACAGGATTTTATATCGCCAACCCTGTCTATTACTACGGCATGGGGGAGGCTTATCAGGCGTTCGCAATGGCAAACATGAGAATGATCCACTTTATTGCGGCAACAACCCTTATCTTCGTATTGATAGTCAGGATATACATCGCTGTCGGTCCGAAAGATTCGATAATCATCAGGGACTACAAGCAGTTTCTCCCGACGCCGAGAAACATCGTCAACGCGGTGAAGCTGGCGTGGTATTTCCTTACAGGCAATGGCGAACATGGGCAATACCGATACATAAACCCGCTTGGCGGGATCGGCGTTTTCGGGATGATAGTTTTCATGTTCGGCATGGTGTTCACCGGCTTCCTCCTCTACCTGCCGGGCGAGAATCCGAACACCATCTGGTACTCGATAGCCGGTTCGTTTACGAACATGCTTGGCGGCCAGCAGAGCGTGCGTCTTCTTCACCATCTGATGATGTACTGCCTGATGTTCGTGATAGTCATTCATATCTATATGCAGATCTGGAAGAACACGATGTTCACGGAGTCGGATATCTCCGCCATCATTGGCGGCTACAAGGTTTTTCCGATGAGTCAGATAGGGCGCTTCTCAGATTACTACCAGGTCGCGGAGGAGGACTTTTTATCGCGTCCAAAGGAGGGGAAGGCAAAATAG
- a CDS encoding DUF2141 domain-containing protein, whose amino-acid sequence MAGDFVVKIRDVDVKRGGNIVIFIFGEDGFPRSDEKAVTSKIIKADQSEIEVKLSSELDELAIKVFHDEDGNGNVTKNWTGIIPKEGIGLSKQQKISFPNPPKYEKSRLYREEYLKGVTIQLQYM is encoded by the coding sequence ATGGCCGGGGATTTTGTAGTGAAAATACGGGATGTCGACGTTAAACGAGGCGGGAACATTGTTATTTTTATCTTTGGTGAAGATGGGTTTCCAAGGAGCGATGAAAAAGCGGTAACCTCAAAAATTATCAAAGCCGATCAATCTGAAATAGAAGTAAAGCTCTCGTCTGAGTTGGATGAACTGGCGATTAAAGTCTTTCACGATGAAGATGGAAACGGGAATGTCACCAAAAACTGGACCGGGATTATTCCCAAAGAGGGGATAGGCCTATCAAAACAGCAAAAGATATCTTTCCCAAATCCGCCAAAATACGAGAAGTCGAGGCTCTACAGGGAAGAATATCTAAAAGGGGTTACAATCCAGCTCCAGTACATGTAG
- the hypE gene encoding hydrogenase expression/formation protein HypE encodes MERFPKLKRADHITLAHGGGGQASGELMKNVFLPAFKNPLLETLSDGALIDPPKRGKLAFSTDTFVIDPIFFPGGDIGSLSVHGTVNDLAVSGAIPKYLSAGFVIEEGFSIAELKKIVASMAEAAKNCGVSIVTGDTKVVPKGHADKLFINTTGIGFVPEGIDISAKNIIDGDIVILSGTIGDHGTAVLTRRKGLEFDTEIVSDSTPLNSLVEAMLKAEPNIRMMRDPTRGGLSASLCEIASISGKGIVIEEALIPVSVAVRSVCEILGLDPIHVANEGKLVAFVPSDSAENVLKAMKKVACGKEASIIGRVGGCPAGRVEMKTSFIGNRIIEPVIGDQLPRIC; translated from the coding sequence ATGGAAAGGTTTCCGAAATTGAAGCGCGCTGACCATATCACGCTCGCCCACGGAGGAGGTGGGCAGGCTTCCGGTGAATTAATGAAAAATGTGTTTCTCCCTGCATTTAAAAATCCGCTCCTTGAAACACTCTCCGACGGTGCGCTGATCGATCCGCCCAAGAGAGGAAAACTGGCGTTCTCCACCGATACATTCGTGATAGACCCTATATTCTTCCCCGGCGGCGATATAGGCTCCCTCTCGGTGCATGGAACGGTGAACGACCTCGCCGTTTCCGGCGCGATACCGAAATACCTCTCCGCCGGATTCGTCATCGAAGAGGGGTTCAGCATCGCCGAGCTGAAAAAGATCGTCGCTTCCATGGCGGAAGCAGCGAAAAATTGCGGCGTGTCTATCGTCACAGGCGATACAAAGGTCGTCCCGAAAGGGCACGCCGACAAGCTGTTCATCAATACAACGGGGATCGGATTCGTACCGGAAGGGATCGATATTTCCGCGAAAAACATTATCGACGGCGATATTGTAATTCTTTCTGGAACCATCGGCGATCACGGAACGGCGGTACTCACCCGGCGCAAGGGGCTTGAGTTCGATACGGAAATCGTTTCAGACTCCACCCCGCTAAACAGCCTCGTGGAAGCGATGCTAAAAGCGGAGCCGAATATCAGGATGATGCGCGACCCGACCCGCGGCGGTCTTTCAGCGTCGCTATGCGAGATCGCTTCGATCTCCGGAAAGGGGATCGTCATCGAAGAGGCGTTGATACCGGTGAGTGTCGCAGTCAGATCGGTCTGCGAGATACTGGGGCTTGATCCTATTCATGTAGCCAACGAAGGTAAGCTTGTCGCGTTCGTGCCGTCAGACAGCGCGGAAAATGTTTTAAAGGCGATGAAGAAAGTGGCGTGCGGAAAAGAGGCGTCCATCATCGGCAGGGTCGGGGGGTGTCCCGCCGGGCGTGTGGAGATGAAGACATCGTTCATCGGCAACCGCATCATCGAGCCTGTCATCGGCGACCAGTTGCCGAGGATCTGCTGA
- the hypD gene encoding hydrogenase formation protein HypD, whose product MKYMSEFRDPSLARKLQNVIGAETKKRIRIMEFCGGHTISLLKYGIPDLLPDLIEMVSGPGCPVCVTSKGEIDAAIKLASMDGVILASFGDMIRVPGSEMSLRDAKARGMDIRVVYSPDDAVKMAADNRDKKVVFFSVGFETTAPVSAASIKMAKIKGINNYFVLSAHKTTPGVLSALLAEEVRIDAFVCPGHVTTITGTSIYKPLTDAGRPCVVSGFEPLDIMSSILAIVRQANRGAAETEIQYSRVATAKGNLNAQKMMKEVFTPVDALWRGIGAIPGSGLKPYREYARFNACNEFGLEIEVNDSETKGCICGKILRGLNKPTDCKLFGTACNPEEPVGACMVSDEGTCSVYYRFHGKVSEIEAR is encoded by the coding sequence ATGAAATACATGTCGGAATTCCGCGACCCTTCGCTCGCCAGAAAACTTCAAAACGTCATCGGCGCCGAAACAAAAAAGAGGATCCGCATAATGGAGTTCTGCGGAGGGCACACCATCTCTCTCCTCAAGTACGGAATACCCGACCTCCTCCCCGACCTGATAGAGATGGTCTCCGGTCCCGGCTGTCCGGTATGCGTCACATCGAAGGGGGAGATCGACGCCGCAATAAAACTCGCCTCAATGGATGGGGTGATACTCGCCTCCTTTGGCGACATGATCCGCGTACCCGGCTCGGAAATGTCGCTACGCGATGCAAAGGCAAGGGGGATGGACATCCGAGTGGTATATTCCCCCGACGATGCCGTAAAAATGGCTGCCGACAATCGGGATAAAAAGGTTGTCTTCTTCTCCGTAGGTTTCGAGACAACCGCTCCTGTGAGCGCCGCCTCCATAAAGATGGCGAAAATAAAAGGGATAAACAACTATTTCGTTCTGAGCGCGCACAAGACAACACCGGGGGTTCTATCGGCGCTCCTTGCCGAAGAGGTGAGGATAGACGCGTTCGTCTGCCCGGGACACGTTACGACCATAACCGGAACATCGATCTATAAACCGCTAACCGACGCCGGGAGGCCGTGCGTGGTATCCGGCTTCGAACCGCTCGACATAATGTCGAGCATCCTTGCGATAGTCCGTCAGGCAAACCGTGGCGCCGCCGAAACGGAGATACAGTACTCGCGTGTCGCGACTGCTAAAGGGAACCTGAACGCGCAGAAGATGATGAAGGAGGTGTTCACTCCTGTCGACGCCCTCTGGCGCGGCATAGGGGCGATACCCGGCAGCGGACTTAAGCCGTATCGCGAATACGCCCGATTCAACGCCTGCAACGAGTTCGGCCTTGAAATAGAGGTGAACGACAGCGAAACAAAAGGGTGCATCTGCGGAAAGATATTAAGGGGGCTGAACAAACCGACCGACTGTAAACTCTTCGGTACCGCATGCAACCCGGAAGAGCCTGTCGGCGCGTGCATGGTATCGGACGAAGGGACCTGCTCGGTCTACTACCGTTTCCATGGAAAGGTTTCCGAAATTGAAGCGCGCTGA
- a CDS encoding TM2 domain-containing protein — protein MKTKKTAYILWLLLGIIGIHKFYLGFKWWGFGYLGLFIAGSATFAFGIGVFFYGILVILWLVDAITLPGQVRKANENLAKLFRK, from the coding sequence ATGAAAACGAAAAAGACCGCTTACATTTTATGGCTCCTCCTTGGGATCATCGGCATTCATAAATTCTATCTCGGCTTCAAGTGGTGGGGTTTCGGATATCTAGGGCTCTTCATCGCCGGGAGCGCGACGTTTGCCTTCGGGATAGGGGTTTTCTTTTACGGCATTCTGGTTATCCTATGGCTTGTCGACGCGATAACGCTCCCCGGCCAGGTTCGCAAGGCGAACGAAAATCTTGCCAAACTTTTCAGGAAGTAG